GGCTAACGCCCTCCGCGGCTTTCGCGCAGGATGACCTGATGGCGTTGGGCATGGACGAGCTCCGCTCCGAAGTGCAGCGGCGCTACGATGCGGGCCTTGCGATGACCAATGACTCTTCGGTCATCGCGGCCAATGACCCGCGCTATTTGTGGGCCAGCGAAACCAAGGCCCAGTGCGGCATTGCGCTCGGTTATCTCAAATCGAGCACTCGGGATGAGGTCAGCCTTTCGCGCTGCGCTCTCGCTTACGACATGATGCAGCGCGCTCCGCGTCCGCGTGTCGAGCCGGCACCGCTGCCGACACCGCAGCCGGCGCCGGATGTCTGCAACCGCGAAGCACCGGGCCTGATCTTCTTCGAGTTCGATTCAGCCACACCGCAGCAGGATGCCGTCGAGACCGTCCAGTACGTCGTCGAGAATGCACCCGCCTGCGACTGGAACAGCTTCACCGTGATCGGCCATACCGATCGCGCCGGTAGCAATGCCTACAACGAAGGTCTTTCGCAGCGCCGCGCCGAAGCGGTGGCGAACCTGATGGCAAGCCGCGGTATCCCGGCTTCCAGCATCACTACCCAGGCACAAGGCGAAGAATCGCCGCGTGTGCCAACTGCCGATGGCGTGCGCGAGTTGCAGAACCGCCGCGTCGAAATCCAGGTCAGCGAATAAGAGGGGGGACGAATAATGCGTACGACAACCCTAGCAATGACCGCAGCGCTCCTGCTTGCAGGCGCAGCTCCGGCAGCCATGGCGCAGGATGCTGCGACCGAAGCCGTCACCATGCAGGAGGCGATCACGATTGCGATGCAGTCGAACCCGCAGATCCTGCAGGCGCAATACAACAAGGAAGCGATCGAGTTCGAGCGCCGCCAAGCGCAGGGCCTGTTCCTGCCGCGTGTGAACATTGAAGCGAGCGCGGGGATCCGCCGTCTGGAGAATAACACCCGCCGCACCTTGGGCATTGCCGATGAAGAGCTTTATCCGCTCGAAGCCGGGATCACCGGCGAATGGACTGTGTTCGACTTCGGACGCCGTCGCGGAGAGCTTCTGCGCCAGGCCGCACGCGTGGACGGTGCTTCGCTGCGCGTGCTCGAACGCTCCGAGTTCATCGCCCTGCAGATCGCCCGGCAATATCTCGACGTCTTGCTCCAGCAACGCGTCGTTGCTGCGGCGCGTGACAATGCGTCGTTCCACCAGTCGCTGGTGACCGACCTGTCGCGTGGGGTAGACGAAGGTTCGATCTCGATTGCCGACCAGCAGCAGGCTGAAGAGCGTCTTCAGTCGGCCCTGGTCCGTAGCGAAGAAGCGAGCCTGGAGCTCGAGAACGCGTACATCTCGCTGCGTCGCCTCACCGGTCTCGATGTCTCGTCGGCGACGTTGCCGCCGAACCTCGCCAGTGCGATGCCGCCGGACCTGCCCAGTGCGATCGGACTAGCGCGGATCAACAATCCGCTTGTGCGTGAAGCCCAGGCCGACGTGGATGCCGCTAACGCCCTCGTCGATTCGGCAGAGGGTGACTTGTGGCCGACCATCGGTCTCGAAGCCCGTGGCCGGGTCGGTGAAGACATCGACGGATTCCGCGGCGAAACGAACGACATCCAGGCCCGCGTCGTGCTGCGCTGGGATGTCTTCGATGGCGGGATCAATCGTGCCAAGCTGCAGGAAAACGTCCGTCAGGCAAGCCTTGCCCGCTACGCCCTGCATGACCGCCAGCGTGAAGCCGAAGAAGACGTCCGCCTTGCATGGCAGCAGCTCTACACGCAGCGGCGCGTGACCGAACAGCTCGCCCGTCAGAGTCAGGTAAGCGATGACCTGCTGCTGTCGTATCGCAGCCAGTTCAACATCGGCCGCCGTTCGCTGCTCGATGTGCTCGATGCGCAGAATACTAGGTTTAACACCCAGGTACGTCTCGAAACGGCACGCTTCTCGCAATTGTTTGCGCAGTACCAGACGTTAGCTGCTACAAACCAGTTCCTAGACGCGTTGAGCATTGCACCGGGTGCCGGTGCGATGGAGCAGGAACGCCAGCGGTTCGATTATGGTCCGCCGGTAGAGGCCGAGCTGCAAAGGCGCGTCGACGGAGATTGACACGCTAAAGGCTCGTGGAGGCCATGGAACAAACGGTTTCAGAACAGATCGACGGGCGGATCCTTGATCCGCTCGTCGAGTGCGTTGCAGAAGGGTCCCGTCGTTACGGGCTTCCCTTCGCACGCGACCTGTTGGCACAGCTACCGCGCAACCGTGACGGTCTGCTTCCCCTCCACCAGGCTCCTGCCGCGCTCGAACTTGCAGGGCTGAACTACGAAATCGAGAAGCGGCGCAAGCTGCCTTCCACCTCCAAGGACCTGCCTGCCATCGTCGCGCTTGGCGAGCGGCAATACGTCCTCCTGCTCGACATGCAGGACGACGAATTGCTCGTCTGGCGCCCTGAATCCGGTAGTGAAATCTGGGAAGCGCGTGACAGCATTGCGGAGGCGTTCTCAGGTGCGCTGATCCCGATCCACGGCGATCCGGACAAGATGCGCACCGACGAAGCGCCGTGGTACGCTAAGGCCCGCCAGCATTGGTTCTGGGGCGAACTGCGCCGCGAACGCCGGTCGTTCATGCCGGTCCTGCTTGCCTCACTTCTGATCAATCTTCTTGCGATCGCGCTACCGATCTTCACGATGAACGTCTACGACCGCGTGATCCCGAACCAGGCGCAGGAAACGCTGTGGGTGCTAGGGACGGGCGTGGTCTTGGCCTTCGTCCTAGAATTCGCCCTGCGCCGCGCGCGCACCTCGATCGTCGATGAAATTGCCCAGCGACTGGATCTGAAGCTCAGCCAGAAGATATTCTCCCGCCTGCTCGCCGTTCCGTTGTCGGAGCGGAAAGGTCACACTGGCTCGCTTGCAGCGCGTGTGGCGGAATATGCGGTGGTGCGCGACTTCTTCGCGTCGACTTCGGTCGTGCTCGTCGTCGATGTCGCGTTTCTACTGGTGTTCGTGGGCGTCATCGCAGTCATCGCAGGCTGGCTCGCACTGGTGCCGCTGACGATCATCTTCGCCATGATGATCGCGGGCTACATCCTTCAGAAGAAGGTGGTTGAAGCCTCTCAGGACGCACAAGCCGATTACGGACTGCAGCAGACGTTGCTGGTGGAGTCCCTGACCGGTGCGGAAACGCTCAAGGCCATGGGCGGAGAGGGCGGCATGCTCTCGCGCTGGCACCAGTTGGCCGAAATTGGCGGCCACTCGCAACTACGCCTGCGGTCGATCAATTCGCTGGCGGTGGGGCTCGCCCAGGTGTTTCAGCAGGTTTCGACCGTTTCCCTGATTATCGGCGGGTATTACCTGTTCGCCTCCGGGCAGATCACCATGGGCGCCATTATTGCCATCGTGATGCTGGCATCACGTTCACTCGCGCCCGCCGGGCAAATCGCCTTCCTGCTGACGCGGGGACGGCAGGCGCAGGAAACGCTTGGCAGTATCGAGCGCCTCTTCGAGGGCGAGGACGAGCGCCGTCTCGGTGCCAGCGTCGCCCCAGCAGCCATTCGCAATCCGCGCATCGAGTTCGTCAATGCCGAATTCGCGTATGGCGAGAGCGCGCAGCCCGCGCTTTCAGGGCTCAACCTGACCATCGAACCCGGCGAGCGGGTGGCGCTGGTCGGTCGGGTTGCATCGGGCAAATCCACCCTCGGCCGCCTGCTATGCGGCCTTTACCGACCGACCGGTGGCGCCATGCTGGTGAACGGTATCGACGTGCACCAGTACCGTCCGCAACAGTTGCGCGACGCGCTCGGCTTCGTCGGCCAGGATGCTGCACTCTTCTCGGGTTCGGTCCGCGATAACCTCACGCTCGGGCGCATGGGAATTTCCGAGGAAGACCTGCAGGCTGCAATGCGCGCCACCGGAGCGGATTTCTTCCTGTCCCGCGATAGCGGTGGTTTCGATCGCGCCGTCGGCGAAGACGGCAGGCAGCTGTCGGGCGGCCAGCGCAGTTTCCTTGCCCTGACCCGCGCCATGGTCGAGCCGCGCGAACTCCTGTTCCTCGACGAGCCGACCGGCGCGATGGATAGCGATACGGAGAAGATGTTCGTCGATCGTCTCGGCAATTCGCTCGACGCCAAGCAGACGCTTATCATCGCCACCCACCGCCCGGCGCTGTTCTCCATATGCGACCGCTTGATCGTGCTCGATCGCGGGCGTGTGGCCGCAGATGGTCCGGTCGCCGAAGTCCTGGCAAAGGCTGGCGCAGCGAAGGGCGCACCGTCATGACTGCGGCAACCGTAACCCGGGCGCGCCGTTTCGGTGCTCTCGCCTTCCTCGCCCTGGCCAGCCTTCTCGTCGGCACTTCGTCCCTGCTTGCGCCAGCCAATTCGGCCCAGGCAATGGCGAAGCTGGCTCCCTCGCTCCAGCGCGACATTGCTGACATGACCACCGGAGCGGTCGAGATCGACGAGTTGGGCGCCGCGCAGATCGTCGATGCCCAAAGTCGCAACCTCGCCATCCCGATGATGAAAGGACGGCTGGAAACTGCGGGTCGATTCGCCGGCATTCCGCTGAGTTCGGGATCCTACAAAACGGCCAGCCAGTGCCTTGCGCAGGCCGTCTACTACGAGGCTGCGCTCGAGCCGGAAAAGGGCCAGCGCGCAGTTGCTCAGGTCGTCTTGAACCGGGTGCGGCATCCCGCGTACCCCAACACGGTCTGCGGCGTCGTCTACCAGGGCTACAACCGGCCCGTCTGCCAATTCAGCTTCACCTGCGATGGCGCCCTGACGCGCACGCCCCAGGCAAACCTTTGGAAGCAGGCCAAGGCGGTTGCCCGCGATGCAATCGCGGGACACGTCGTGGCCGATGTCGGCACAGCGACCCACTACCATGCCGATTATGTAGTGCCGAAATGGGCCTATACGCTGGGCAAGATCACACAGATCGGACGCCACATCTTCTACCGCTTCCCGGGCTCGCCCGGCCGGGCTGCCAGCTTTTATCGCGGCTGGGGCGGCAGCGAGTACCTCCCGCATGTCGATTTCGACCGCTTCCGGCTTGCAGCCCAGGCTGAACAGCAGACCGTGATCGAAGAGACCTTTACCCCGGGGCTGACTGTCGCACCCGACGTGAAGGACCGCCATGCCGCCGCCGATGTCGGAGGCCGGATCGACACCACGAAGACTTGGCGCCTTTCCATTCCCGATCCTGTCACCGCAAGTTCGGGATATCGCTCCACGCTCACCGAGCAGGGTGAGCCAATCCAAACTTCCGCAGAGAATATCGAGACACCGTGATGAGGATCGGAACAAGCTGGCGCACCATGCCGGCCGCGCAACGTTTGATCGTCATCGCCACCGTGGGAATAGCTCTCCTGTTCGCCTGGGCGGCATTTGCGCAGGTCGATCAGATCACGCGCGGTACGGGCAAGGTCATTCCATCGAGCAAGGCGCAGCTGGTCCAGCCGGCAGAGCCTGCCGTAGTCGCTGAAATTCTGGTCCGGAATGGTCAGAGCGTTAAGAAGGGGGACCTCCTGGTCCGCCTCGACGACACGCAATCTTCTGCTGCCCTTGGTGAACTGCAGACCGAGAACGAACGCTTGGCTGCTCGCGCAAGGCGGCTCAGTTCGGAGGCTTCAGGCGGGCAGATCGGATGCGAGCCGGGCATGGCATGTGCGGAAGAGGCACAACTCGCACAGGCACGGCGGGCCACGGCTCGTGCACGCGAGAGTTCGCTCGCCTCGGCAGTCGAACAACGTCGCCGCGATTTGTCGGAAGCCCAGGCGACTGCGCAGAGCCTCGAAAGCAGTCTTCGCCTTGCGCGCGAGCAGGTCGAGATGCTGCGCCCGCTGGCGGCT
This DNA window, taken from Qipengyuania seohaensis, encodes the following:
- a CDS encoding cell wall hydrolase is translated as MTAATVTRARRFGALAFLALASLLVGTSSLLAPANSAQAMAKLAPSLQRDIADMTTGAVEIDELGAAQIVDAQSRNLAIPMMKGRLETAGRFAGIPLSSGSYKTASQCLAQAVYYEAALEPEKGQRAVAQVVLNRVRHPAYPNTVCGVVYQGYNRPVCQFSFTCDGALTRTPQANLWKQAKAVARDAIAGHVVADVGTATHYHADYVVPKWAYTLGKITQIGRHIFYRFPGSPGRAASFYRGWGGSEYLPHVDFDRFRLAAQAEQQTVIEETFTPGLTVAPDVKDRHAAADVGGRIDTTKTWRLSIPDPVTASSGYRSTLTEQGEPIQTSAENIETP
- a CDS encoding TolC family protein, whose product is MRTTTLAMTAALLLAGAAPAAMAQDAATEAVTMQEAITIAMQSNPQILQAQYNKEAIEFERRQAQGLFLPRVNIEASAGIRRLENNTRRTLGIADEELYPLEAGITGEWTVFDFGRRRGELLRQAARVDGASLRVLERSEFIALQIARQYLDVLLQQRVVAAARDNASFHQSLVTDLSRGVDEGSISIADQQQAEERLQSALVRSEEASLELENAYISLRRLTGLDVSSATLPPNLASAMPPDLPSAIGLARINNPLVREAQADVDAANALVDSAEGDLWPTIGLEARGRVGEDIDGFRGETNDIQARVVLRWDVFDGGINRAKLQENVRQASLARYALHDRQREAEEDVRLAWQQLYTQRRVTEQLARQSQVSDDLLLSYRSQFNIGRRSLLDVLDAQNTRFNTQVRLETARFSQLFAQYQTLAATNQFLDALSIAPGAGAMEQERQRFDYGPPVEAELQRRVDGD
- a CDS encoding OmpA family protein, with translation MKKITAVFTLAGAAAGLTPSAAFAQDDLMALGMDELRSEVQRRYDAGLAMTNDSSVIAANDPRYLWASETKAQCGIALGYLKSSTRDEVSLSRCALAYDMMQRAPRPRVEPAPLPTPQPAPDVCNREAPGLIFFEFDSATPQQDAVETVQYVVENAPACDWNSFTVIGHTDRAGSNAYNEGLSQRRAEAVANLMASRGIPASSITTQAQGEESPRVPTADGVRELQNRRVEIQVSE
- a CDS encoding type I secretion system permease/ATPase, with product MEQTVSEQIDGRILDPLVECVAEGSRRYGLPFARDLLAQLPRNRDGLLPLHQAPAALELAGLNYEIEKRRKLPSTSKDLPAIVALGERQYVLLLDMQDDELLVWRPESGSEIWEARDSIAEAFSGALIPIHGDPDKMRTDEAPWYAKARQHWFWGELRRERRSFMPVLLASLLINLLAIALPIFTMNVYDRVIPNQAQETLWVLGTGVVLAFVLEFALRRARTSIVDEIAQRLDLKLSQKIFSRLLAVPLSERKGHTGSLAARVAEYAVVRDFFASTSVVLVVDVAFLLVFVGVIAVIAGWLALVPLTIIFAMMIAGYILQKKVVEASQDAQADYGLQQTLLVESLTGAETLKAMGGEGGMLSRWHQLAEIGGHSQLRLRSINSLAVGLAQVFQQVSTVSLIIGGYYLFASGQITMGAIIAIVMLASRSLAPAGQIAFLLTRGRQAQETLGSIERLFEGEDERRLGASVAPAAIRNPRIEFVNAEFAYGESAQPALSGLNLTIEPGERVALVGRVASGKSTLGRLLCGLYRPTGGAMLVNGIDVHQYRPQQLRDALGFVGQDAALFSGSVRDNLTLGRMGISEEDLQAAMRATGADFFLSRDSGGFDRAVGEDGRQLSGGQRSFLALTRAMVEPRELLFLDEPTGAMDSDTEKMFVDRLGNSLDAKQTLIIATHRPALFSICDRLIVLDRGRVAADGPVAEVLAKAGAAKGAPS